A window from Cryptomeria japonica chromosome 1, Sugi_1.0, whole genome shotgun sequence encodes these proteins:
- the LOC131042445 gene encoding uncharacterized protein LOC131042445, with amino-acid sequence MPDCERGQGGASDRCEGLSEDEDIDDTSLMGDASKWKENLFSQSFLKKKINLMDLVYGQSASIPTPKSFQGLTEDSDSDGSDEEEVFKLKRNSEKKKRDMHLNVEDPNADDCTKSQVDDSQLSDWLNQDVIESIRDRFVTGDWSKAARRGEEMGGSDEDDDSAFGDFEDLETGEKYGGDDANDNLEDSKKLKFAEEQRRLKKLALRAKFDSQYNGSEPLDKEEEDVKKTKYHTSQAGQSDFLDKIKEEIELCKQRNLAELNEIDEVTRLEMEGFQTGSYLSLEVHAMPFEMVKYFNPRHPVLVGGIGRGEESVGYMQVQLKRHRWHRKVLKNRDPFVVSIGWRRYQTLPVYSLEDRNGCHRMLKYTPEHMHCLATFWGPLAPPNTGIVAFQNLSSHQASFRITGTGVVLEFNHSFQIVKKLKLVGYPYKIFKNTAFIKDMFTSALEVARFEGASVRTVSEIRGQVKKAVKSGQGKEGSVRCTFEDKILMSDVVLLRAWTRFDIPRFFNPVATSLQSRDYVWKGMKTVAELRREQSLPIPVNKDSLYKPIERQPKQFNALKIPKKLQQALPFKSKPKDLPKRKTPILENRRAVVMEPHERKVHTLVQQLQTIRNEKIKKRKLQHQEQRKAYELKKAKDEQVTKRRQREERRKRYREEAMQERRTRQKNE; translated from the exons ATGCCTGATTGTGAAAGAGGGCAGGGTGGAGCATCAGATAGATGTGAAGGATTATCAGAAGATGAAGATATAGATG ATACAAGTTTGATGGGTGATGCTTCAAAatggaaagaaaatttgttttctcaatcatttttgaagaagaaaataaatctgaTGGACCTTGTGTATGGTCAATCCGCATCAATTCCCACTCCAAAGTCCTTTCAAGGACTTACAGAAGATAGTGACAGTGATGGTAGTGATGAGGAGGAAGTGTTCAAGCTAAAACGGAATTCTGAAAAG AAAAAACGTGATATGCATCTCAATGTTGAAGATCCAAATGCTGATGACTGCACTAAGTCACAGGTAGACGATTCACAGCTAAGTGATTGGTTAAATCAGGATGTCATTGAAAGCATTCGCGACCGCTTTGTTACTGGTGACTGGTCAAAGGCTGCTCGCCGAGGTGAAGAAATGGGTGGgagtgatgaggatgatgattctgcCTTTGGAGATTTTGAAGATCTGGAGACAGGAGAGAAGTACGGAGGAGATGATGCTAATGATAATTTGGAGGACAGTAAAAAATTGAAGTTTGCAGAAGAACAACGAAGACTGAAAAAGCTTGCACTTCGTGCCAAATTTGATTCTCA ATATAATGGATCTGAGCCTTTGGACAAAGAAGAGGAGGATGTGAAAAAGACCAAATATCACACAAGTCAAGCTGGACAAAGTGACTTCTTAGACAAG ATTAAGGAAGAGATAGAGCTTTGTAAGCAGAGGAATTTAGCTGAGCTTAATGAGATTGATGAGGTTACTCGTCTTGAAATGGAGGGATTTCAAACTGGTTCATACTTGAGTTTGGAGGTGCATGCCATGCCTTTTGAGATGGTCAAATATTTTAACCCCCGGCATCCAGTCCTGGTTGGAGGGATTGGTAGAGGGGAAGAAAGTGTGGGATATATGCAG GTTCAATTGAAGAGGCATAGATGGCATAGGAAGGTATTGAAGAATCGGGATCCCTTTGTAGTTTCTATTGGTTGGAGGCGCTATCAAACATTGCCGGTTTACTCACTTGAGGATAGAAATGGGTGCCATAGAATGCTTAAATACACACCAGAACACATGCATTGCCTTGCAACATTCTGGGGCCCTCTTGCACCTCCCAATACTGGGATAGTTGCTTTTCAAAATTTATCTAGCCATCAG GCATCCTTTCGGATCACTGGAACCGGTGTTGTATTAGAGTTTAACCATTCGTTTCAGATCGTTAAGAAGCTCAAACTTGTGGGTTACccctacaaaattttcaaaaatacggCCTTTATCAAAGATATGTTCACATCAGCTCTAGAAGTGGCTAGGTTTGAGGGCGCTTCTGTCAGAACAGTTAGTGAAATCCGAGGTCAAGTGAAGAAG GCTGTAAAGTCTGGACAAGGGAAGGAAGGTAGTGTGAGGTGCACTTTTGAGGACAAAATCCTCATGAGTGATGTAGTTTTATTAAGAGCATGGACTCGATTTGATATTCCTCGTTTCTTTAACCCTGTGGCAACATCTCTTCAATCTCGTGATTATGTTTGGAAAGGCATGAAAACTGTTGCAGAACTCAGAAGAGAGCAATCTCTTCCTATTCCTGTTAATAAGGATTCTTTGTACAAG CCTATAGAACGACAACCCAAGCAATTCAATGCGTTGAAAATACCGAAGAAACTGCAACAAGCCCTTCCATTTAAATCGAAGCCAAAAGATCTTCCAAAACGAAAAACCCCTATACTTGAAAATCGTCGTGCTGTGGTTATGGAACCTCATGAACGGAAAGTTCACACTCTTGTCCAACAACTGCAAACAATAAGAAATGAAAAG ATAAAGAAGCGTAAATTGCAGCACCAGGAACAAAGAAAAGCATATGAATTGAAAAAGGCTAAAGATGAACAGGTCACGAAGCGACGACAACGTGAGGAACGGAGAAAACGGTACAGAGAAGAAGCAATGCAGGAAAGACGCACAAGACAAAAAAATGAGTAA